In the Chryseobacterium sp. MYb264 genome, one interval contains:
- a CDS encoding SDR family oxidoreductase: MNLNLDHKIIIISGGAKGIGNAIAKTLAEEKAFPIIIGRNENDNKKAVQEIIDNGGKADFVTAELSQPEECKKAIDEVVKKYGKIDGIVNNAGVNDGVGLENGSYEKFLESYHKNVVHYYLLVHHALPYLKESKGSILNIGSKTAETGQGGTSGYAAANGARNALTREWAVELLPYSIRVNAIIVAEAWTPLYQSWISTFENPEEKLKSITSKIPLENRMTTSEEIANMAAFLLSEKSSHTTGQLIHVDGGYVHLDRSLG, from the coding sequence ATGAATTTAAATTTAGATCATAAAATAATCATTATCAGTGGCGGTGCCAAAGGCATCGGAAATGCCATTGCAAAAACCTTAGCTGAAGAAAAAGCATTCCCCATCATCATTGGGAGAAACGAAAATGATAATAAAAAAGCCGTTCAGGAAATCATAGATAACGGTGGAAAAGCCGACTTTGTGACGGCCGAACTTTCTCAACCTGAAGAATGTAAAAAAGCCATTGATGAAGTCGTAAAAAAATATGGAAAGATTGATGGTATCGTCAATAATGCTGGGGTAAATGATGGCGTTGGTTTAGAAAACGGTTCCTATGAAAAATTCTTAGAATCTTATCATAAAAATGTGGTGCATTATTATCTTTTGGTACATCATGCACTTCCCTATCTCAAGGAAAGCAAAGGTTCAATTCTAAATATCGGAAGTAAAACCGCAGAAACCGGACAAGGCGGAACTTCTGGTTATGCCGCTGCGAACGGAGCCAGAAATGCGCTGACAAGAGAATGGGCAGTTGAACTTTTACCCTACAGCATCCGTGTAAATGCCATTATTGTTGCCGAAGCCTGGACCCCACTTTACCAATCCTGGATTTCTACGTTTGAAAATCCAGAAGAAAAATTGAAAAGTATTACCTCAAAAATTCCTTTGGAAAACAGAATGACAACCTCGGAAGAAATTGCGAATATGGCAGCGTTTCTGTTATCTGAAAAATCATCGCATACCACGGGACAGTTGATTCATGTAGATGGTGGATATGTACATTTGGACAGGAGTTTGGGGTAA
- a CDS encoding L-rhamnose mutarotase, whose translation MKKFCLALDLIDESELIAEYEKYHENIWPEIKQSILDSGIKSMEIYRVQNRLFMMIEAEESFSFDAKNKADKNNPKVREWEELMWKFQQQLPHSKPGEKWQLMDKVFSL comes from the coding sequence ATGAAAAAATTCTGCCTCGCGCTTGACTTGATTGACGAATCTGAATTGATTGCTGAATACGAAAAGTATCATGAAAATATCTGGCCTGAAATCAAGCAAAGCATTTTAGATTCAGGAATTAAGAGCATGGAAATTTATCGGGTTCAAAATCGGCTTTTTATGATGATTGAAGCTGAGGAAAGTTTTTCTTTTGACGCTAAAAATAAAGCCGATAAAAACAACCCGAAGGTTCGTGAATGGGAAGAGTTGATGTGGAAATTCCAACAGCAGCTGCCCCATTCTAAACCCGGAGAAAAGTGGCAGTTGATGGATAAGGTATTTTCATTGTAA
- a CDS encoding SDR family NAD(P)-dependent oxidoreductase — protein sequence MFSLKNKKAVITGGGSGIGQAIAVQLATNGAEVHILEITEQNGQETLEKIQFSGGNGKVYACDVSKQKDVVAVFEQIGAINILVNNAGIAHIGKADTTSEEDFDKIYNVNIKGVYNCLFAGIPQIRKSGGGVIINMASIAALVGIPDRFAYSTAKGAVKAMTMSVAKDYINENIRCNSISPARVHTPFVDGFLQKNYPDNIDEMFDKLSKTQPIGRMAQPQEVASLALYLCSDEASFITGVDYPIDGGFTTLNN from the coding sequence ATGTTTTCATTAAAAAATAAAAAAGCTGTTATAACAGGCGGAGGAAGCGGAATCGGACAAGCCATTGCTGTTCAGCTTGCCACCAATGGCGCAGAAGTTCATATCCTTGAAATTACCGAACAAAACGGACAGGAAACACTTGAAAAAATACAGTTTTCTGGCGGAAATGGGAAGGTTTATGCCTGCGATGTTTCAAAACAGAAAGATGTGGTGGCTGTTTTTGAGCAGATTGGAGCGATTAATATCCTCGTCAATAATGCCGGAATCGCTCACATCGGCAAAGCAGACACGACTTCGGAGGAAGATTTTGACAAGATTTACAACGTGAATATTAAAGGCGTTTACAACTGTTTGTTTGCCGGAATTCCTCAAATCAGAAAATCAGGGGGCGGTGTGATTATTAATATGGCTTCAATTGCCGCTTTGGTCGGAATTCCTGATCGTTTTGCGTACAGTACTGCAAAAGGAGCCGTAAAAGCAATGACGATGAGCGTTGCGAAGGATTATATCAATGAAAATATCAGATGTAATTCTATTTCTCCGGCGCGTGTTCATACGCCTTTCGTTGATGGATTTTTACAGAAAAATTATCCTGATAATATCGATGAAATGTTTGATAAATTATCGAAAACCCAGCCGATAGGAAGAATGGCACAACCTCAGGAAGTGGCTTCTTTGGCGCTTTATTTATGCAGCGACGAAGCTTCATTCATAACGGGAGTAGATTATCCTATTGATGGTGGTTTCACGACTTTAAATAATTAA
- a CDS encoding amidohydrolase family protein, with amino-acid sequence MIIDSHVHFWKFDPVRDAWITENMMAIRRDFLPEDFSLYLNKNQVNGCIAVQADQSDEETAFLVDLATENSFIKGIVGWIDLTSEKLDEKLQNYRSEKLIKGFRHIAEGEKMGFLLKENVWNGISKLHQYNYTFDILLRQHQLSDAVKLSEKLPNQRFILDHCGKPDLKTNNVKDWKSNIEELAKNPNIYCKVSGLLTQGDWNSIDEKSIFEILDFIFLNFGIKRVVFGSDWPVMLLGGNYALWLKLISKYVSQFSKEEQELFFCGNAVKYYRL; translated from the coding sequence ATGATTATAGATTCTCACGTCCATTTTTGGAAATTTGATCCGGTTCGGGATGCTTGGATTACGGAAAATATGATGGCCATCCGGAGAGATTTTCTTCCGGAGGATTTTTCATTATATCTAAATAAAAATCAAGTTAATGGTTGCATTGCCGTTCAGGCCGATCAAAGTGATGAAGAAACTGCTTTTTTGGTTGATCTGGCTACAGAAAATTCATTCATCAAAGGCATTGTCGGCTGGATTGATCTGACTTCTGAAAAGCTTGATGAAAAACTTCAAAATTATCGATCAGAAAAATTAATTAAAGGTTTTCGGCACATTGCAGAAGGCGAAAAAATGGGATTTTTACTTAAAGAAAATGTATGGAACGGAATCTCTAAACTTCATCAATACAATTATACTTTTGATATTTTATTAAGACAGCATCAACTTTCGGATGCGGTAAAACTTTCAGAGAAGTTGCCAAATCAACGTTTTATTTTAGATCATTGCGGAAAGCCGGATTTAAAAACAAATAATGTAAAAGACTGGAAATCAAACATTGAAGAACTTGCCAAAAATCCGAATATTTATTGTAAAGTTTCCGGGCTTTTAACCCAAGGAGATTGGAATTCCATTGATGAAAAATCAATTTTTGAAATTTTGGATTTTATCTTCCTAAATTTCGGAATCAAGCGTGTGGTTTTTGGAAGTGATTGGCCGGTAATGTTATTGGGAGGAAATTATGCTTTGTGGTTGAAATTAATTTCAAAATATGTCAGTCAGTTTTCAAAAGAAGAGCAGGAACTTTTTTTCTGCGGAAATGCTGTGAAGTATTACAGATTATAA
- a CDS encoding fumarylacetoacetate hydrolase family protein — translation MKLIKFGKPGQEKPGIIINDKRYDVSHLVKDYDENFFSGDAIERLKSEINTHNLPEISQDERLGSPLARPSKIICVGLNYKDHAAETNAPIPTEPILFFKATTAIVGPNDDLTIPKNSVKTDWEVELAIVIGKKASYVSEENALDHVAGYVLHNDYSEREFQLERNGQWVKGKSCDTFAPIGPFIATPDEIEDVHNLRLWLKVNGEILQDGSTSNLIFDVPFMISYISQFMTLLPGDIISTGTPAGVGLGQKPEPWYLKPGDVVELGIDGLGSSKQHVKAYGA, via the coding sequence ATGAAATTAATAAAATTCGGAAAACCGGGACAGGAAAAACCGGGGATTATCATTAATGATAAAAGATACGACGTCTCTCATCTGGTAAAAGATTATGATGAAAACTTCTTTTCCGGCGATGCTATAGAGAGATTAAAATCTGAAATAAATACCCACAATCTTCCCGAAATTTCTCAGGATGAAAGATTAGGATCTCCTTTGGCGAGACCATCTAAAATTATCTGTGTCGGATTAAATTATAAAGATCACGCAGCAGAAACCAATGCGCCAATTCCTACGGAGCCTATTCTGTTTTTTAAAGCAACGACCGCAATTGTTGGTCCGAATGATGATCTGACAATCCCGAAAAATAGCGTAAAAACGGACTGGGAAGTAGAATTAGCGATTGTGATCGGTAAAAAAGCGAGCTATGTTTCCGAAGAAAATGCGCTCGACCATGTTGCGGGTTACGTTTTGCATAACGATTACAGCGAAAGAGAATTTCAGCTGGAAAGAAACGGGCAATGGGTAAAAGGAAAAAGTTGCGATACATTTGCCCCAATTGGACCTTTTATTGCAACGCCTGACGAAATTGAAGACGTTCATAACCTTCGTTTATGGCTGAAAGTAAATGGAGAAATATTGCAGGATGGGAGCACTTCTAATCTGATTTTTGATGTTCCTTTTATGATAAGCTATATCAGTCAGTTCATGACCCTGCTTCCGGGAGATATTATCAGTACGGGAACGCCTGCCGGCGTTGGTTTGGGACAAAAACCGGAGCCGTGGTATCTGAAACCGGGCGATGTGGTTGAATTGGGAATCGATGGTTTGGGAAGCAGCAAGCAACATGTAAAAGCTTACGGAGCATGA